From a region of the Marmota flaviventris isolate mMarFla1 chromosome 13, mMarFla1.hap1, whole genome shotgun sequence genome:
- the Polr1e gene encoding DNA-directed RNA polymerase I subunit RPA49: MAAEMLPSARWLYCGEPDESQRAVLVQFSNGKLQNPGNMRFTLYNSNDSTNPRKRKQRILAAETDRLSYVGNNFGTGALKCNTLCRHFVGILNKTSGQMEVYDAELFNMQPLFSDESAESQLTLESQNKTFRDKMDSCIEAFGTTKQKRALNSRRMNKVGSESLNLAVSKAAENIIDKKGVDALVSDAIQDDSQDDSLYLPPCYADAAKPEDVYKFEDILSSAEYEALKSPSEAFSKITSKEILKIIEENSHCSTVIEALKSLPSNEENRDHQARCIWFLDTLIKFRAQKVIKRKSALGPGIPHIINTKLLKHFTCLTYNNGSLRNFISNSMKAKITAYVIILALHINDFQIDLTLLQRDLKLSEKRMIEIAKAMRLKISKRKVSLAADQEEDHKLGTLSIPLPQVSDYQSKRRRIT; encoded by the exons ATGGCGGCAGAGATGTTGCCGAGTGCGAGGTGGCTGTACTGTGGGGAGCCGGACGAGAGTCAGAGAGCTGTACTGG TCCAGTTCTCCAATGGGAAGCTGCAGAATCCAGGCAACATGCGCTTTACCTTGTACAACAGCAACGACTCCACAAATCCCAGGAAGCGGAAACAGCGAATTCTA GCAGCTGAAACAGACAGACTTTCCTATGTTGGAAACAATTTTGGGACTGGAGCCCTTAAATGCAACACTCTGTGCAG gcACTTTGTGGGAATTTTGAATAAGACCTCTGGTCAGATGGAAGTATATGATGCTGAATTGTTCAACATGCAGCCACTGTTTTCAG ATGAGTCCGCCGAGAGTCAACTCACACTGGAGAGCCAGAACAAAACTTTCAGAGATAAG ATGGATTCTTGCATTGAAGCCTTTGGTACCACCAAACAGAAACGAGCTCTGAACTCCAGGAGAATGAACAAAGTTGGCAGTGAATCATTGAATCTTGCAGTATCTAAAGCTGCAGAGAATATCATTGATAAAAAGGGTGTGGATG CTCTGGTCAGTGATGCCATCCAGGATGACTCGCAAGACGACTCCCTCTACCTTCCTCCTTGCTATGCTGATGCAGCCAAACCTGAAGATGTGTATAAATTTGAAGACA TTCTTTCTTCTGCAGAGTATGAAGCTCTTAAGAGCCCATCTGAAGCTTTCAGTAAGATCACATCAAAAGAAATACTGAAGATAATTGAAGAAAACAG CCACTGCTCCACTGTTATAGAAGCGTTGAAGTCTTTGCCATCAAATGAAGAGAACCGAGATCACCAGGCCCGATGCATATGGTTTCTAGACACCCTCATCAAATTTAGAGCCCAGAAAGTGATAAAGCGGAAAA GTGCCCTAGGACCTGGAATTCCCCACATCATCAATACCAAACTGCTGAAGCACTTTACCTGCTTGACTTACAACAATGGCAG TTTACGGAACTTCATTTCAAATTCTATGAAGGCGAAGATCACTGCATATGTGATCATACTTGCTTTGCACATAAATGACTTCCAGATTGACCTGACACTGTTACAGAGAGACTTGAAACTCAGTGAAAAAAG GATGATTGAGATAGCCAAAGCTATGAGGTTGAAGATCTCTAAAAGAAAGGTGTCTCTGGCAGCTGACCaggaagaggatcacaagctggGCACTCTGTCCATCCCACTGCCCCAGGTCTCGGACTACCAGTCAAAACGGAGGAGGATTACCTAG